The following are encoded in a window of Phycisphaerae bacterium genomic DNA:
- a CDS encoding PspC domain-containing protein: MHVARPLRRSRRHRMIAGVVGGLAEYFGIDPTLARVAYVVLSILSIAFPGILVYLVCWLIIPDEW, translated from the coding sequence ATGCATGTGGCAAGACCGCTACGCCGTTCGCGGCGGCATCGGATGATCGCGGGCGTGGTCGGCGGGCTCGCCGAGTATTTCGGGATCGACCCCACGCTGGCCCGCGTGGCCTACGTCGTACTGTCGATTCTGTCGATCGCCTTCCCCGGCATCCTCGTCTATCTGGTCTGCTGGCTGATTATCCCGGATGAATGGTAG